In Porites lutea chromosome 1, jaPorLute2.1, whole genome shotgun sequence, a single genomic region encodes these proteins:
- the LOC140952019 gene encoding ADP-ribose pyrophosphatase, mitochondrial-like: MGWKSSKDGNKQGKNYLELMPVVNPEANLEWEIPGGMIMVGDSVPEALTTSLRNTVVPSLKPMIAKDTLEGHLHTIIQSANEVYKGYVDDPRNTDNAWLEAVVLNFHDDTRTALGDFEFEDKVGDCSVNWQEVSVQINVQPKLSFILHKVATLNNAFF; the protein is encoded by the exons ATGGG ATGGAAGTCCAGCAAAGATGGAAACAAGCAAGGCAAGAATTATCTGGAGTTAATGCCCGTTGTAAATCCGGAGGCAAACTTGGAGTGGGAGATTCCTGGG ggTATGATCATGGTTGGGGATTCAGTGCCGGAAGCATTGACAACGTCATTGAGGAACACCGTTGTCCCATCTCTTAAACCCATGATCGCCAAAGATACTTTGGAAGGTCATCTCCATACAATAATCCAAAGTGCCAACGAG GTTTACAAAGGATACGTGGATGACCCCAGAAATACAGACAATGCCTGGCTAGAAGCAGTGGTGCTCAACTTCCATGATGATACAAGAACAGCACTTGGCGATTTCGAGTTTGAG GACAAAGTGGGTGACTGCAGTGTTAACTGGCAAGAAGTCAGCGTTCAAATCAACGTGCAACCCAAACTCTCATTTATCTTGCACAAGGTGGCCACGTTAAATAACGCATTCTTTTGA